The DNA window CATCAATTGCTTACATAACAAGAACATTAGAATTGTGTCTGCTTGTGGTATCTTCTTCACGTGTGAACATTGTAGATGTTTAGTAAATTGGTTTTCTTCTGAATAACTTTTTTGGTTACCAGCTTATGTGAAAACATGTTTGAGGAAAGTGTTTGCCTCCTCCTTAGAGCCCCGTGGTTTACGCCTCTAAAGGTGGAAGAAACAGAAAAACAGACAGATGAAGTGGACGATTACTATCAATATTACTACTATTACAGCACTTAtgagaatgatgaagaagatcTCGATGAAGCTTACTATGGACATTCATCGAACTTAAGAATTGGAAATCGTAGATGGGGAGATAATGGATATGTCAGATCAGGTAGAGTTGAAGCAAGGCCAGTTTATAAGCCAAATGGAGCAGGCACATCAGGTgagcataataataataacattaagaAGAAAGGAGCAACTGTCGGTAGAAGGGCAAAAAGGACACTGAAACGCGAAGCAGCAGATAAGCTACTGGCAAGATCGAATCATCAGGGTTAGTAGTGTAATAAGCCAGTTTCGTTTGGTTGTATAGTTTATAGGTTATGATCGAATTCTGCAAAATAATAAAGGATAAACCCAACCTGCCTTGTATAGATATATATGGGTTGGCTGTCCAATTCTATATTTGGatattcaatttttcttttctttttttcagtTTGATAACTCGA is part of the Impatiens glandulifera chromosome 1, dImpGla2.1, whole genome shotgun sequence genome and encodes:
- the LOC124912125 gene encoding E3 ubiquitin-protein ligase RNF13-like — encoded protein: MGIIGYWCPQLVLPKKVMRELNSLMRDSFGATKASILQMGCRDRSSELETEAIVQLRFQSAVKSEEGDNNHGICAICVSEIKFQETALIKGCGHAYCVTCILQWATYKETPTCPQCKHPFQFLNIHRSLDGSLCENMFEESVCLLLRAPWFTPLKVEETEKQTDEVDDYYQYYYYYSTYENDEEDLDEAYYGHSSNLRIGNRRWGDNGYVRSGRVEARPVYKPNGAGTSGEHNNNNIKKKGATVGRRAKRTLKREAADKLLARSNHQG